The Pseudomonadota bacterium genome window below encodes:
- a CDS encoding ferrochelatase gives MTAIAIDGAALDAWLDEEVGERASLCPGRREPTSFAALWPHLGLTPARAAAVYRQTERVVRAIAMHFPDNVFWDLDLIIQALADRPSVEAIEAMGERFVGLVDGFGIHSSIRFRYVHDFTYGFDWAKWVAKAPEQRAHIGPFDEVFLAYLECRRQELLVLIAKDDAKYGRLRDERPRNPFGFSREPQDERRLHEVLADRGQIPVATWDRRGRAQWGARFAEQRAELAVELGFAR, from the coding sequence ATGACGGCGATAGCGATTGACGGGGCCGCCCTCGATGCGTGGCTCGACGAAGAAGTAGGGGAGAGGGCGTCCCTTTGCCCGGGGCGCCGCGAGCCGACGTCCTTCGCGGCGCTGTGGCCGCACCTCGGTCTGACGCCTGCTCGCGCGGCGGCCGTCTACCGCCAGACCGAGCGCGTGGTGCGCGCCATCGCCATGCACTTTCCCGACAACGTCTTCTGGGACCTCGATCTGATCATCCAGGCCTTGGCCGATCGGCCCAGCGTCGAGGCCATCGAGGCGATGGGCGAGCGCTTCGTCGGGTTGGTCGACGGATTCGGCATCCACTCGAGCATCCGTTTCCGCTACGTTCACGACTTCACCTATGGATTCGATTGGGCCAAGTGGGTGGCCAAGGCGCCGGAGCAGCGCGCGCACATCGGTCCCTTCGACGAGGTCTTCCTCGCCTACCTGGAGTGCCGGCGCCAGGAGTTGCTCGTGCTGATCGCCAAGGACGATGCGAAGTACGGGCGCCTGCGGGACGAGCGTCCGCGCAACCCCTTCGGCTTCTCCCGCGAGCCTCAGGACGAGCGACGCCTGCACGAGGTGTTGGCCGATCGCGGGCAGATTCCCGTCGCCACCTGGGATCGACGGGGGCGTGCGCAGTGGGGTGCGCGCTTCGCCGAGCAGCGAGCCGAACTCGCGGTGGAGTTAGGCTTTGCGAGGTGA
- a CDS encoding outer membrane lipoprotein-sorting protein, translating into MTTTGQRRLFERLTSRPRWVLLLSAAWLIGSGVGLARLHKDVSLEAFVPPDHPSLLADRDIDATFGVGDPMALALQVPQGRSVFEPQVLALIEELTRAIESLDNVVADRVVSLATESSIAGTQDALRVDPYVDRPADGVSAADSYVRWTRMPPHQGTLASWDARGAMVLFELVDDDQATTTYADLTRLIGEHTADGVDFHIAGPAAVSAILSERIDEDAKAMQPLVFIVVLAFLYLAFRRLQALIAPLVVIAGATVGAMGMMAWNGVPYFAITNALPVILVAIAVADAIHVMSHYYALRANAPRERTREIVVETMSVMAKPITLTTVTTMAGFAGIALTSIMPPITYFAWYAALGVFLAWVFSMVTLPNLLVLLRPGPGPAFPCDAAPTGLGAWWLRVSQAAADRPRATVLLLLLAVVIGGWQASALRFDRSQVENFAPGDPVRVADEFINEAFAGTAFLDVLVEAHAPGGLLNTSAMVRLAKLQAFIDGQANVRISVSIVDYLSLLHQALTDDVPARDGLSPPVRPLPDEDDAVAQYLLVYEASGDPTDFEEEIDSTGTRALIRIALDASHYSRTREAVEAIDRYLVDHFNDAQVSAQLGGNVNLTYHWMHRLQATHVVGVLLSLLMVTVTAVVLLRSLSVGLLAVVPVSLTILILYAVMASLGVYLEPATSMFAAISVGLGVDFAIHLIVRLRAAGERHGEALNAVLAEAVPPTARACFFNAAALGAGFCVLTASDLLTLQRFGAMIALAAFASFVLALVVVPACYALLRRPAGQEVGSHQGGALGGSVGAVLLGMVLTNLLLSPSAQAKVEVDADWVAQQVASRPEGQAVRRVIDMTLTDRRGATKQRQAIVLKRTSAEGRRETRITYTAPRAVRHTSFLSHDRGSMGEDLRWLYLPAARKVRRIPANERGDYFLGTDFSYEDVQSELKFDLADYRFELLDGAEGADRYALAGVAVDPQVARELGYGRIEALIDSQSWLPLRIEFFDPDLRPLKTIEVRRQARIDGIWTVLEIHAQHLQQEHSTLFTYRDVTYPTQLDEGLFDARRLPRHLSQAQLNAAP; encoded by the coding sequence ATGACTACGACGGGACAACGCCGCCTATTCGAGCGCCTGACCTCACGCCCCCGCTGGGTACTGCTGCTGAGCGCCGCGTGGCTGATCGGATCGGGCGTCGGTCTCGCACGACTGCACAAGGACGTGTCCCTCGAGGCCTTCGTCCCTCCCGATCACCCCTCCCTCCTCGCCGACCGCGACATCGACGCCACCTTCGGCGTCGGCGATCCGATGGCGCTGGCCCTCCAGGTACCGCAGGGTCGATCGGTCTTCGAACCGCAAGTGCTGGCGCTGATCGAGGAGCTGACCCGAGCGATCGAGTCCCTGGACAACGTCGTGGCGGATCGCGTGGTATCGCTCGCGACCGAATCGAGTATCGCCGGCACGCAGGACGCATTGCGTGTCGACCCCTACGTCGACAGGCCCGCCGACGGGGTCAGCGCGGCCGACAGCTACGTGCGGTGGACACGTATGCCCCCGCACCAGGGCACGCTGGCGTCGTGGGATGCACGCGGCGCGATGGTGCTGTTCGAACTCGTCGACGACGATCAGGCCACCACCACCTACGCCGACTTAACGCGATTGATCGGTGAGCACACCGCGGACGGTGTCGACTTCCATATCGCAGGACCTGCGGCAGTGAGCGCGATCCTGAGCGAGCGCATCGACGAGGACGCCAAGGCCATGCAACCCCTGGTCTTCATCGTCGTGCTCGCGTTCCTGTACCTCGCCTTCCGCCGCCTGCAAGCGCTGATCGCACCGCTGGTGGTGATCGCGGGGGCGACAGTCGGGGCCATGGGCATGATGGCCTGGAACGGCGTGCCCTATTTCGCCATCACCAATGCGCTGCCGGTCATCCTCGTCGCCATCGCGGTGGCGGACGCGATTCACGTCATGTCGCACTACTACGCCCTGCGTGCCAACGCGCCGCGAGAACGCACGCGGGAGATCGTCGTCGAGACGATGAGCGTCATGGCCAAGCCCATCACCCTCACCACCGTGACCACCATGGCTGGCTTTGCCGGGATCGCCCTCACCTCGATCATGCCGCCGATCACCTACTTCGCCTGGTACGCCGCACTCGGCGTGTTCCTCGCGTGGGTCTTCTCCATGGTCACGCTGCCCAACCTGCTCGTGCTCCTGCGCCCCGGCCCAGGTCCGGCCTTCCCGTGCGACGCCGCCCCCACCGGCCTAGGCGCCTGGTGGCTGCGCGTCAGCCAGGCCGCCGCGGACCGACCGCGCGCGACCGTGCTCCTGCTGCTCCTGGCCGTGGTGATCGGTGGCTGGCAAGCGAGCGCCCTGCGCTTCGATCGCTCGCAAGTCGAGAATTTCGCCCCCGGCGATCCCGTGCGCGTGGCCGATGAGTTCATCAACGAGGCCTTCGCAGGTACAGCGTTCCTCGATGTACTGGTCGAGGCGCACGCCCCCGGAGGACTGCTGAACACGAGCGCCATGGTGCGTCTCGCCAAACTGCAGGCGTTCATCGATGGCCAGGCCAACGTACGCATCAGCGTGTCCATCGTCGACTACCTGTCGCTGCTCCATCAGGCCCTGACCGACGACGTACCCGCGAGGGACGGTCTCTCGCCGCCGGTGCGCCCTCTTCCCGACGAGGACGACGCGGTCGCGCAGTACCTACTGGTCTACGAAGCCTCCGGTGACCCGACGGACTTCGAAGAGGAGATCGACAGCACGGGCACGCGCGCGCTGATCCGAATCGCCCTCGATGCCTCGCACTACTCGCGCACGCGGGAGGCGGTGGAGGCCATCGATCGCTACCTCGTCGATCATTTCAACGACGCGCAGGTCTCGGCCCAGCTCGGCGGCAACGTGAACCTCACCTATCACTGGATGCACCGCCTGCAGGCCACCCATGTGGTGGGCGTGCTCCTGTCCTTGCTGATGGTGACCGTGACCGCCGTCGTCCTCCTGCGTTCCCTGTCGGTCGGTTTGCTCGCGGTGGTGCCGGTGAGCCTGACGATTCTCATCCTCTACGCCGTCATGGCGAGCCTTGGGGTGTATCTGGAGCCCGCGACCAGTATGTTCGCCGCCATCTCCGTCGGCCTCGGTGTGGACTTCGCGATCCACCTCATCGTGCGCCTGCGCGCTGCGGGGGAGCGCCATGGTGAGGCCCTGAACGCCGTGCTCGCCGAGGCGGTGCCACCGACCGCGCGCGCGTGCTTTTTCAACGCTGCGGCGCTGGGCGCCGGCTTCTGCGTGCTCACGGCGAGCGACCTGCTCACGCTGCAACGCTTCGGGGCCATGATCGCGCTGGCCGCCTTCGCGAGCTTCGTGCTGGCGCTGGTCGTCGTGCCCGCGTGCTACGCCCTACTGCGCCGGCCCGCGGGCCAGGAGGTCGGCAGCCACCAGGGCGGCGCGCTCGGTGGCAGCGTCGGCGCCGTGCTGCTCGGGATGGTGCTCACCAACCTGCTCTTGTCCCCGTCGGCGCAGGCCAAGGTGGAGGTGGACGCCGACTGGGTCGCCCAGCAGGTCGCCTCACGGCCCGAAGGGCAAGCCGTGCGGCGCGTGATCGACATGACACTGACCGACCGTCGCGGGGCCACCAAGCAGCGCCAGGCGATCGTGCTCAAGCGCACGTCGGCCGAGGGTAGGCGCGAGACGCGGATCACCTACACCGCCCCTCGCGCGGTGCGCCACACGTCGTTCTTGAGCCACGACCGAGGGTCGATGGGCGAGGATCTGCGTTGGTTGTACCTGCCGGCCGCACGCAAGGTGCGGCGCATCCCCGCCAACGAGCGAGGCGACTACTTCCTCGGCACGGACTTCTCCTACGAGGATGTGCAAAGCGAGCTGAAATTCGATCTGGCCGACTATCGCTTCGAGTTGCTGGACGGCGCCGAAGGCGCGGATCGCTACGCGCTCGCGGGCGTGGCGGTCGATCCACAGGTAGCGCGTGAACTGGGCTACGGGCGTATCGAGGCGCTCATCGATAGCCAGAGCTGGCTGCCCCTACGCATCGAGTTCTTCGACCCTGACCTGCGCCCCCTCAAGACCATCGAAGTGCGCCGGCAGGCGCGTATCGACGGTATCTGGACGGTGCTCGAGATTCACGCCCAGCATCTTCAGCAGGAGCACAGCACGCTGTTCACCTATCGCGACGTCACCTACCCGACGCAGCTGGACGAGGGATTGTTCGACGCACGGCGCCTGCCGCGCCACCTGTCGCAGGCGCAACTCAACGCTGCGCCATAG
- a CDS encoding prenyltransferase produces MTTQQEALTPWTRWVYAAKPKSWPKLLVPMALGQGLGAYVAGGVSVPALAFGVLFVVADLLYIVFLNDWGDAAVDRIKRQMFPNGCSPKTIPDRILPSRAVLLAGLAAGAIAVGMAFLFEATLGRPGLGLAGLVALAIFWAYTLPPLRLNYRGGGELLEAIGVGAVLPWLNAYAQSGVTWDTPYGLLGPFVVLSLASALASGLADERSDREGGKRTGANTLGNPATRRLVEALVLLGAAGWALSPWWLGSGLPWAVPALAAAVAFALVPRLLSTTRGAVTDAFREQGLYKLELHRAIWWSATILAAMLAALAELT; encoded by the coding sequence GTGACAACGCAACAAGAAGCCCTGACCCCGTGGACCCGTTGGGTCTACGCGGCCAAGCCGAAGAGTTGGCCCAAGCTCCTCGTCCCCATGGCACTCGGTCAGGGCCTCGGCGCCTACGTCGCCGGCGGGGTGAGCGTGCCCGCGCTTGCATTCGGCGTGCTCTTCGTCGTGGCCGACCTGCTCTACATCGTCTTCCTGAACGACTGGGGCGACGCCGCCGTCGATCGCATCAAGCGCCAGATGTTTCCCAATGGCTGTTCGCCGAAGACCATCCCCGACCGCATCCTGCCGAGTCGCGCCGTGCTCCTGGCCGGCCTGGCGGCAGGGGCGATCGCCGTGGGCATGGCCTTCCTCTTCGAGGCGACCCTCGGTCGACCCGGACTCGGCCTCGCGGGCCTGGTGGCGCTCGCGATCTTCTGGGCCTACACGCTGCCGCCCCTGCGCCTGAATTACCGAGGCGGTGGCGAACTGCTCGAAGCCATCGGCGTGGGCGCAGTGCTCCCCTGGTTGAACGCCTACGCCCAGTCCGGGGTCACCTGGGATACGCCGTACGGGTTGCTCGGGCCCTTTGTCGTCCTGTCCTTGGCGAGTGCACTCGCGAGTGGCCTGGCCGATGAGCGTAGTGACCGCGAGGGTGGCAAGCGCACGGGGGCGAACACGCTCGGCAACCCCGCCACCAGACGCCTCGTCGAGGCCCTGGTGTTGCTCGGCGCCGCGGGTTGGGCGCTCTCGCCATGGTGGCTGGGGTCGGGTTTGCCGTGGGCGGTTCCTGCGCTGGCGGCGGCCGTGGCCTTCGCCCTGGTGCCGCGCCTGCTGTCCACCACCCGGGGCGCGGTCACGGATGCGTTTCGCGAGCAGGGCCTGTATAAGCTAGAGCTGCACCGCGCGATTTGGTGGAGCGCGACGATCCTGGCCGCGATGCTCGCGGCGCTGGCTGAGCTCACATGA
- a CDS encoding prenyltransferase, which produces MTVAAWVRAARPAAQSNIAPSLILGQVLALALVGQFSWSIFAWLLLFGVFDQLYIVFANDVADVETDRRNHTATPFSGGSRVLTDGQLSRRDLAIAALLCAVLLVSVTGVLAVAYARPLAPIFAGLAVLLLWAYSYRPLRLSYRGGGELLQVLGIGVVLPTLGYYAQAGTLSAFPWLLLLATLPMQLAGAIGTALPDEPSDRESAKRTLAVRLGQGGAQRLALALQLLASATFVAVSPLPIGRLAAGAVIAVPTLLAAIQWRTPQAVPGQRSMLLRVLAILSANALMTVGIIIVALV; this is translated from the coding sequence ATGACCGTCGCGGCGTGGGTGCGCGCCGCCCGTCCTGCGGCGCAGAGCAACATCGCGCCCTCCCTGATACTCGGCCAGGTACTCGCCCTGGCGCTGGTGGGCCAGTTCTCGTGGTCGATCTTCGCCTGGTTGCTGCTCTTCGGCGTGTTTGACCAGCTGTACATCGTCTTCGCCAACGACGTCGCCGACGTCGAGACCGATCGGCGCAACCACACCGCCACGCCCTTCTCCGGCGGTAGTCGAGTGCTCACGGACGGCCAACTGTCCCGCCGGGACCTGGCGATCGCCGCCCTCCTGTGTGCGGTGCTGTTGGTGTCGGTCACGGGGGTGCTGGCCGTCGCCTACGCCCGTCCCCTGGCGCCGATCTTCGCGGGCCTGGCCGTGCTGTTGCTCTGGGCGTACAGCTATCGGCCTCTGCGCCTGTCCTACCGCGGAGGCGGAGAGCTGTTGCAGGTGCTCGGGATCGGGGTGGTGCTGCCGACCCTCGGTTACTACGCGCAGGCGGGCACCCTGAGTGCGTTTCCCTGGTTGCTTCTGCTCGCCACGCTGCCGATGCAGCTAGCGGGCGCGATAGGCACGGCCTTGCCCGACGAGCCGAGCGACCGGGAGAGCGCGAAGCGCACCCTGGCCGTACGCCTCGGGCAGGGCGGGGCGCAACGCCTGGCGCTGGCCCTGCAACTGCTGGCGAGCGCGACCTTCGTGGCCGTCTCGCCCCTGCCTATCGGGCGGCTGGCTGCGGGGGCGGTGATCGCGGTACCCACGCTTCTCGCCGCGATCCAATGGCGCACGCCGCAGGCCGTGCCTGGCCAACGCTCGATGCTGCTACGCGTGTTGGCGATCCTGAGCGCCAACGCGCTCATGACCGTGGGCATCATCATCGTCGCCCTCGTTTGA
- a CDS encoding 2Fe-2S iron-sulfur cluster binding domain-containing protein yields MSKFKSTVHRRVSLTDGTEFDVAPGDTLLQGGLKAGLDWPNGCRVGLCGSCRCRVTRGKVRALTSFSTVLAAQEQQDGHVLACRAEPESDLTVESDQLFLGLGPDDADIEGVVSRVDQLTPLVCLVQIDLDHPHARGYSGGQYARLEVPGAVAPRCFSFANACRGDGQLRFFVRLFPGGQLGDWLASADRLGARVRVSRPLGHFVLRDAHRPALFFAGGTGLAPVLAMLEELASRPAAEQPPVRVAYAARDQQHLFHRRYLDPIVDRWAAGTRIDFINVLSREPRPSSWRGLRGHFFEHLPLLTAGFEQADAYLCGPPGLVDATQLFLVKAGFTLDRISGDRFLPSFG; encoded by the coding sequence ATGTCCAAGTTCAAATCCACCGTCCACCGCCGCGTCAGCCTCACCGACGGCACCGAGTTCGACGTCGCGCCGGGCGACACCCTGCTGCAAGGCGGGCTCAAGGCCGGTCTCGACTGGCCTAACGGCTGCCGGGTCGGACTCTGCGGCAGCTGCCGTTGCCGCGTCACGCGCGGCAAGGTGCGGGCCTTGACCAGCTTCTCCACGGTGCTCGCTGCCCAGGAGCAGCAAGACGGTCACGTGCTCGCCTGCCGCGCCGAACCCGAGAGCGATCTCACGGTGGAAAGCGATCAGCTCTTCCTAGGGCTCGGCCCCGACGACGCCGACATCGAAGGCGTGGTCTCGCGCGTCGATCAGCTCACCCCACTCGTCTGCCTGGTGCAGATCGACTTGGATCACCCGCACGCGCGGGGCTACAGCGGCGGGCAGTACGCGCGCCTGGAGGTGCCAGGGGCCGTCGCGCCACGGTGCTTCTCCTTCGCCAACGCCTGTCGCGGCGACGGCCAGCTGCGCTTCTTTGTGCGCTTATTCCCCGGCGGGCAGCTCGGCGATTGGCTCGCCAGCGCCGATCGCCTGGGCGCGAGGGTGCGCGTGAGTCGACCGCTCGGTCACTTCGTGCTGCGCGATGCCCATCGCCCAGCCCTGTTCTTCGCCGGCGGCACGGGCTTGGCGCCGGTGCTGGCGATGCTGGAGGAGCTGGCGAGCCGGCCTGCCGCAGAACAACCGCCCGTTCGCGTCGCGTACGCCGCCCGCGATCAACAGCACCTGTTTCACCGTCGCTACCTCGACCCCATCGTGGACCGATGGGCGGCCGGCACCCGCATCGACTTCATCAACGTGCTCTCGCGCGAGCCACGCCCCAGCAGCTGGCGCGGCCTGCGCGGGCACTTCTTCGAGCACCTTCCCCTGCTCACCGCGGGCTTCGAGCAAGCGGACGCCTACCTGTGTGGACCACCGGGCCTGGTCGATGCGACCCAGCTGTTCCTGGTCAAAGCCGGCTTCACACTCGACCGGATCTCCGGCGACCGCTTCCTTCCCTCCTTCGGCTAA
- a CDS encoding DUF1302 family protein → MITSTKLLAAFLLACVASTAALALSLEETSLDAHVAYQHASAEGQSISTLGTLEGGLTVRWREAFSVRASAWLDTDASGRLRPRDFDQRRFVHASNFNRAIDLGPHASLELRDLYLQWQGDRTQLRIGKQQVVWGKLDGLRVLDQVHPADFHRFLLLDDARRRLPQWGVHATHYLARWSLEAVVLVDNTVHDIADPGGWFTFRAPRLRYGFAAEEISEGIDVHSDLPAPWSDATLGLRASRQIGAHEIALVAKRGHDFEGIGELRLAPTDEATSLQLERRYPRHDLLGVAWESGVGGVVMRGELAWHPRRSFNVRDAQGQLRVTQANQWLLGLAVDADLPFGILASSQLLFDRVVDAPAGLVRPPQDWIATLALRRALRYEALQLQLRYFRDLKVGDGLVDISVRYAINDRLALGLRHAQFHGATGGLFGQFADRDVVELRVEASL, encoded by the coding sequence GTGATCACATCAACCAAATTACTAGCCGCCTTCCTCCTGGCGTGCGTGGCGAGTACAGCAGCACTTGCGCTGAGCCTCGAGGAGACCTCGCTGGATGCCCACGTGGCCTACCAGCACGCGAGTGCCGAGGGGCAGAGCATCTCCACCCTGGGCACGCTGGAAGGTGGCCTGACCGTACGCTGGCGGGAGGCTTTCAGCGTGCGCGCGAGTGCCTGGCTGGACACCGATGCGAGCGGCAGGCTGCGCCCACGCGACTTCGACCAGCGCCGCTTCGTTCATGCGAGCAACTTCAATCGTGCGATCGATCTCGGCCCCCACGCCAGCCTGGAGCTGCGCGATCTGTACCTGCAATGGCAAGGCGATCGAACCCAGTTACGCATCGGCAAGCAGCAAGTGGTGTGGGGCAAACTCGACGGACTGCGGGTGCTCGACCAGGTGCACCCCGCCGACTTCCATCGTTTCCTGTTGCTGGACGATGCGCGCCGCCGCCTGCCCCAATGGGGCGTTCACGCCACCCACTACCTGGCGCGCTGGAGCCTCGAGGCGGTGGTGCTGGTGGACAATACGGTGCACGACATCGCCGACCCAGGCGGCTGGTTCACCTTCCGCGCTCCACGCCTGCGCTACGGGTTCGCTGCTGAAGAGATCAGCGAGGGCATCGACGTGCACTCTGATCTCCCGGCCCCCTGGTCCGACGCTACCCTGGGCCTGCGTGCATCGCGACAGATCGGCGCCCACGAGATCGCCCTGGTCGCCAAGCGCGGCCACGACTTCGAGGGGATCGGCGAACTGCGGCTGGCGCCCACGGACGAGGCCACCTCGCTGCAGCTCGAACGGCGCTATCCACGGCACGATCTTCTGGGGGTCGCTTGGGAGAGCGGCGTGGGCGGCGTAGTCATGCGCGGCGAGCTCGCCTGGCACCCTCGCCGCAGCTTCAACGTGCGCGACGCGCAGGGGCAGTTGCGCGTCACGCAGGCGAATCAGTGGTTGCTGGGCCTCGCCGTCGATGCCGACCTGCCCTTTGGGATCCTGGCCAGCTCGCAGCTGCTGTTCGACCGCGTGGTGGACGCGCCAGCGGGACTGGTGAGGCCGCCGCAGGACTGGATCGCCACCCTGGCCCTGCGGCGTGCCCTGCGCTACGAGGCGCTGCAACTGCAGCTGCGCTACTTCCGCGACCTGAAGGTGGGCGATGGACTGGTCGATATCAGCGTGCGCTACGCCATCAACGATCGCCTCGCCCTCGGCTTGAGGCACGCGCAGTTCCACGGTGCCACCGGCGGTCTGTTCGGCCAGTTCGCCGACCGTGATGTGGTGGAGTTGAGAGTGGAAGCAAGCTTGTAG
- a CDS encoding proprotein convertase P-domain-containing protein translates to MKLNALGATAAALLLPLSGFAATTAFYQTDVGLGLDIPDNDPMGVSSTIEAVAGDTLLGFVPDGGGLIEDVEVVISLDHTFIGDLIITLTSPEGTEITLLDRPSGDAAFDSSNLQGQSFIYFTDRSIVAADTAGAGCDTNGIVGLDCQGIFAPVDVTTALAGENLLGLWTLTISDNAGIDTGDLNGWYIEIDFTPVPLPASAWMLIAALGGLGLMRRRNA, encoded by the coding sequence GTGAAACTCAACGCTCTAGGCGCTACCGCAGCTGCTCTACTGCTTCCCCTATCGGGATTCGCGGCCACCACCGCGTTCTACCAGACCGACGTCGGCCTGGGGTTGGATATCCCCGACAACGACCCGATGGGCGTATCGAGCACCATCGAGGCGGTCGCAGGCGACACGCTGCTGGGCTTCGTGCCCGACGGTGGCGGCCTCATCGAGGACGTGGAGGTGGTCATCAGCCTCGACCACACCTTCATCGGCGACCTCATCATCACCCTCACCTCGCCCGAGGGCACCGAGATCACGCTGCTGGATCGTCCTTCCGGCGACGCGGCCTTCGACAGCTCCAACCTGCAAGGTCAGTCGTTCATCTACTTCACGGATCGCTCTATCGTGGCCGCAGACACCGCGGGTGCCGGCTGCGACACGAACGGCATCGTGGGTCTCGATTGCCAAGGCATCTTCGCCCCTGTCGACGTGACGACGGCGCTCGCCGGCGAAAACCTGCTAGGCCTTTGGACGCTCACCATCTCCGACAACGCGGGGATCGACACCGGCGACCTGAACGGTTGGTACATCGAGATCGACTTCACTCCCGTGCCGCTGCCGGCCAGTGCGTGGATGCTCATCGCGGCCCTCGGCGGCCTCGGGCTCATGCGCCGTCGCAACGCCTAG